In Actinomycetota bacterium, one DNA window encodes the following:
- a CDS encoding FAD-binding protein produces the protein MGRLKINQEKVNKQTAEKLIDICPFGSISLKNGQLEIDSGCKMCKICVKKGPKGVIEFIEDKKPTVDKSQWKDITVYVDHIDGQIHPVTYELIGKAKELAQKVGYKVNCLFIGHHITDQASQLLEYGVNQVFVYDDQHLKDFRIEPYTLAFEHHIKQQRPSVILVGATTIGRSLAPRVAGRFRTGLTADCTVLDIKQNTDLIQIRPAFGGNIMAKIVTPNSRPQFATVRYKVMDAAPRCGDQGGKITHIDISKLNFKSGIEVLNITEKELEENISDADTIIAVGKAVKDNKQMDLIKELAQLLGAQIAGTRPLIESGLIEPQKQIGLSGRTVKPKLIITLGISGAVQFIAGMSGSEHIFAVNKDPQAPIFNVANYSIVGDIFEVVPLLIAEIKKHKGTDVKECVGVR, from the coding sequence ATGGGAAGATTAAAAATAAACCAGGAAAAAGTAAATAAACAAACTGCTGAAAAATTAATAGATATATGCCCCTTTGGCAGCATCAGCCTAAAAAATGGCCAGCTGGAAATAGACTCCGGTTGTAAAATGTGCAAGATTTGCGTTAAAAAAGGTCCTAAGGGAGTCATAGAATTTATTGAAGATAAGAAGCCAACGGTTGATAAAAGCCAATGGAAAGATATAACTGTATATGTTGATCATATTGATGGACAAATACACCCGGTCACCTATGAGCTAATAGGAAAAGCAAAAGAGCTGGCCCAGAAAGTTGGTTATAAGGTGAATTGCCTGTTCATTGGCCACCATATTACGGACCAGGCCAGCCAATTGTTAGAATATGGAGTAAACCAGGTATTTGTATATGACGACCAGCATCTCAAGGATTTCCGCATAGAGCCCTATACATTGGCCTTTGAACACCATATAAAGCAGCAGAGACCTTCTGTGATACTGGTAGGGGCCACCACTATTGGCCGGTCACTGGCTCCCAGGGTTGCGGGTAGGTTCAGGACAGGCCTTACTGCGGATTGCACGGTTCTGGATATTAAGCAAAACACAGACCTGATTCAAATCAGGCCAGCATTCGGGGGCAATATAATGGCTAAGATTGTTACCCCTAATTCCAGGCCTCAATTTGCCACGGTAAGATATAAGGTTATGGATGCTGCACCCAGATGCGGAGACCAGGGAGGAAAAATCACCCATATCGATATTAGCAAACTTAACTTTAAATCCGGGATTGAAGTATTAAACATTACGGAAAAAGAATTGGAAGAAAATATCTCTGATGCAGATACAATTATTGCGGTAGGCAAAGCTGTAAAAGACAATAAACAGATGGACTTAATAAAAGAGCTGGCCCAGTTGTTGGGAGCACAAATCGCAGGAACCAGGCCTCTTATAGAGAGCGGCTTGATAGAGCCACAAAAACAAATTGGATTAAGCGGAAGAACCGTTAAGCCAAAGCTGATTATTACCTTGGGAATATCAGGTGCAGTACAATTTATAGCGGGAATGAGCGGCTCTGAACATATTTTTGCTGTAAACAAAGATCCGCAGGCGCCTATATTCAATGTGGCCAATTACAGCATTGTAGGTGATATTTTCGAGGTAGTCCCCCTGCTGATTGCAGAGATTAAAAAACATAAAGGAACTGATGTCAAAGAGTGTGTTGGAGTAAGATAA